The following coding sequences lie in one Methanopyrus sp. SNP6 genomic window:
- a CDS encoding M28 family metallopeptidase, whose product MNGKILTAIGVAVCLALATGVVAFNPVSKVKEFDPKHALDFAKKVCNLGPRYGGNEAELKAANMMVAELRKYGLNVRKEKVDLGGGKYTYNVIGEIKGTDEPNKYVIVGSHIDSPGFCEGATDDAAAMGIQVEMARILAKNFRPKKTVLIIGFGGEELWFKGSEAFVKKHPEIVKNCEAVIDLNCVGAGQNVFLTRKSAKPEPVEGDPKLIKLLEECAKELGHPVTVGDTTYPSDTYPFYHNGTKRVPVCQVMSQPFEVPPWSESNTADKLDPKDMEKVGETVTLAVVKLTNAEPASKPLWEAKRAEESGGAGRLTPVWWVTALLGVAAALLRPRGR is encoded by the coding sequence ATGAATGGCAAGATCTTAACGGCTATAGGGGTAGCAGTATGCTTAGCATTAGCTACCGGCGTAGTAGCGTTCAACCCTGTAAGTAAAGTCAAGGAGTTCGACCCTAAGCATGCTTTAGACTTTGCTAAGAAGGTATGTAATCTAGGACCACGCTATGGAGGCAATGAGGCAGAGCTGAAAGCAGCCAACATGATGGTAGCGGAGCTGAGGAAATATGGACTTAACGTACGCAAGGAAAAAGTCGATTTAGGTGGCGGTAAATATACGTACAACGTGATAGGGGAAATTAAGGGGACTGATGAACCAAATAAGTATGTGATTGTTGGATCCCACATCGATTCGCCAGGATTCTGTGAAGGTGCTACAGATGATGCGGCAGCAATGGGAATTCAAGTCGAAATGGCACGAATACTTGCTAAGAATTTCCGTCCGAAGAAAACTGTATTGATAATTGGATTCGGTGGTGAAGAGCTATGGTTCAAAGGATCAGAGGCTTTCGTAAAGAAACACCCAGAGATTGTTAAAAATTGTGAAGCAGTAATCGACCTTAACTGTGTAGGTGCCGGACAGAATGTGTTCCTAACTCGGAAGAGTGCGAAACCGGAACCGGTAGAGGGGGATCCGAAGCTCATCAAACTTCTGGAAGAGTGTGCGAAAGAACTTGGACACCCGGTCACGGTAGGAGACACGACGTATCCGAGCGACACCTACCCGTTCTATCATAACGGGACCAAACGCGTCCCCGTGTGTCAGGTGATGAGTCAGCCGTTCGAAGTGCCACCGTGGAGTGAGTCCAACACGGCGGACAAGTTAGACCCGAAGGACATGGAGAAAGTGGGAGAAACCGTCACCCTCGCTGTTGTGAAACTGACGAATGCCGAACCCGCTTCAAAACCGCTATGGGAAGCGAAGCGCGCCGAGGAGTCCGGCGGTGCAGGTCGGCTTACGCCGGTATGGTGGGTGACCGCGCTTCTTGGAGTTGCAGCCGCACTGCTCCGGCCTCGGGGGAGATAA